One window of the Amycolatopsis mediterranei genome contains the following:
- a CDS encoding flavin-containing monooxygenase, protein MEQRDFAVLVVGAGASGLGAAIRLSQAGVGDLAVLEKAGALGGTWRDNTYPGCACDVPSALYSYSFAPNPEWTRAFAGQAEIRAYLQDTAARFGVTEKIRYGVEVTRAQWNARESRWELETSQGPCTARILVAGTGPWHEPLIPDLPGLAGFPGEVFHSARWNHGYDLTGKRVAVIGTGASAVQFVPEIVPRVGRLHLFQRTAQWVLPKPDHPVAGAERFLLRRFPALQGALRAAEYGLMETLGFGFRHPWLLRQVQKIGLAHLRRSVRDPVLRKVLTPDYTLGCKRLLMSNTYYRALTESTVDVHPTAVRAVEGRRVLGADGTVAEVDAIIFGTGFHILDMPVSARVFDAEGRSLDDHWKGSPQAYAGTTVAGFPNLYLLLGPSLGTGHSSAFTIVEAQLRHTVAAVTRTLRSPGTSLSVRPEVQAAFNAEVQAALPGTVYQSGGCSSYYTDVNGRNSFSWPFSTGRLRSRVGEFREADYEITDCEITTS, encoded by the coding sequence ATGGAACAACGCGACTTCGCCGTCCTCGTCGTCGGTGCCGGGGCATCGGGCCTGGGTGCCGCCATCCGCCTTTCCCAGGCCGGCGTCGGTGACCTCGCCGTGCTGGAGAAGGCCGGCGCGCTCGGCGGGACCTGGCGCGACAACACCTACCCCGGCTGCGCCTGCGACGTCCCGTCCGCGCTGTACTCCTACTCGTTCGCGCCCAATCCGGAGTGGACGCGCGCGTTCGCCGGCCAGGCCGAGATCCGGGCCTACCTGCAGGACACGGCCGCGCGCTTCGGCGTCACCGAGAAGATCCGCTACGGCGTCGAGGTGACGCGCGCGCAGTGGAACGCCCGGGAGTCCCGGTGGGAGCTCGAGACGTCGCAGGGGCCCTGCACCGCGCGGATCCTGGTCGCCGGCACCGGTCCCTGGCACGAACCGCTGATCCCGGACCTGCCGGGGCTCGCCGGTTTCCCCGGCGAGGTCTTCCACTCCGCGCGCTGGAACCACGGTTACGACCTGACGGGCAAGAGGGTCGCGGTGATCGGCACCGGCGCGTCCGCGGTCCAGTTCGTCCCGGAGATCGTGCCCCGGGTGGGGCGGCTGCACCTGTTCCAGCGCACCGCGCAGTGGGTGCTGCCCAAGCCGGACCACCCCGTCGCGGGCGCCGAGCGGTTCCTCCTGCGGCGGTTCCCGGCCCTGCAAGGGGCCCTGCGCGCCGCCGAGTACGGCCTGATGGAGACGCTCGGCTTCGGCTTCCGGCACCCGTGGCTGCTGCGGCAGGTGCAGAAGATCGGGCTCGCCCACCTGCGCCGGTCCGTCCGGGATCCCGTGCTGCGCAAGGTGCTCACGCCGGACTACACGCTCGGCTGCAAGCGCCTGCTGATGTCCAACACGTACTACCGCGCCCTGACGGAGTCCACTGTGGACGTCCATCCGACGGCGGTGCGGGCGGTGGAGGGCCGCCGCGTGCTGGGCGCGGACGGTACGGTCGCCGAGGTCGACGCGATCATCTTCGGCACCGGCTTCCACATCCTCGACATGCCGGTGTCGGCGCGCGTGTTCGACGCCGAGGGCCGCAGCCTCGACGACCACTGGAAGGGCAGCCCGCAGGCGTACGCGGGGACGACGGTGGCCGGGTTCCCGAACCTGTACCTGCTGCTGGGCCCGAGTCTCGGCACCGGGCACTCGTCGGCGTTCACGATCGTCGAGGCCCAGCTGCGGCACACGGTCGCGGCGGTGACCCGGACGCTGCGGTCGCCGGGGACGTCGCTTTCGGTCCGCCCGGAGGTGCAGGCGGCGTTCAACGCGGAGGTCCAGGCGGCCCTGCCGGGCACGGTCTACCAGTCCGGCGGCTGCTCCAGCTACTACACGGACGTCAACGGGCGCAACAGCTTCAGCTGGCCGTTCTCCACCGGGCGGCTGCGCTCGCGGGTGGGCGAGTTCCGCGAAGCCGACTACGAGATCACCGACTGCGAGATCACAACGTCGTGA
- a CDS encoding sialidase family protein, translated as MSLGVSSARRRIFAVCTALLLPLLFAPTAHAATGGSPLPVVPHAGKHKIAAEARHDVPNPLLKEQFAEGEEEDGDNPALSALCQTYIGKPNPYRPLAPNTDVIDGDTIVPTGSQTGCSTAQNETTIAVNPENPRNIVAGANDYRLYNTRESRNDSGGFAYTSFDGGRTWANVQLPHLDFPTGAAAPLSYMDAAGDPAIAFGPHNTVYYATLVFSRAAVPDDQQLASGIAVSVSHDGGRSFGDPAILHLDGVTPAGTATPTNIFNDKEWIAADPVSGDVYVTWTQFTYDATGAFTESPIVLSKSRDFGRTWSPMRRISPSLTGFPGGITPFGSGSNPVVTRDGTLQVAYETSVCATAACDQPADHDAVVVATSRDGGRTFRHAEVGLDFDFPVDEDVANNALTGENFRVNSFPQLTYDRVTDHLWVTWADDRNGTYRDGESVKTNGDAFLSGSDGRHSWSKPVKIGTGADEVFPAVAALAGRVAVTSYTRAYDPNGIGLDYAYATGWGDRLSPLRRITTQTANPQVQFVSTGAETGKELQGVFIGDYTATAVGADFRLHPAWTDFRGNPGRTLPNQDVGTQTLPMFP; from the coding sequence ATGTCCTTGGGTGTTTCGTCCGCCAGGCGAAGAATTTTCGCCGTCTGTACCGCGCTTCTTCTGCCGCTGCTCTTCGCGCCCACCGCGCACGCCGCCACCGGGGGCTCGCCGCTGCCCGTGGTTCCGCACGCCGGCAAGCACAAGATCGCCGCGGAGGCTCGGCACGACGTGCCGAATCCGCTGCTCAAGGAGCAGTTCGCCGAAGGGGAAGAGGAGGACGGCGACAATCCCGCGCTGTCCGCGCTCTGCCAGACCTACATCGGCAAGCCGAACCCGTACCGGCCGCTCGCGCCGAACACCGACGTCATCGACGGCGACACCATCGTGCCGACCGGCAGCCAGACCGGCTGCAGCACGGCGCAGAACGAGACCACCATCGCCGTCAACCCGGAGAACCCGCGCAACATCGTCGCCGGGGCGAACGACTACCGGCTGTACAACACGCGTGAGTCCCGCAACGACTCCGGCGGCTTCGCCTACACCTCGTTCGACGGCGGCCGGACCTGGGCGAACGTCCAGCTCCCGCACCTCGACTTCCCGACCGGGGCGGCCGCGCCACTGTCCTACATGGACGCCGCCGGCGACCCGGCCATCGCCTTCGGGCCGCACAACACCGTCTACTACGCGACGCTCGTGTTCAGCCGCGCCGCGGTGCCGGACGACCAGCAGCTCGCCAGCGGCATCGCCGTGTCGGTGTCCCACGACGGCGGCCGCAGCTTCGGCGACCCGGCGATCCTGCACCTCGACGGCGTCACCCCGGCCGGCACGGCGACGCCCACGAACATCTTCAACGACAAGGAGTGGATCGCCGCCGACCCCGTGTCCGGCGACGTCTACGTGACCTGGACGCAGTTCACCTACGACGCGACCGGTGCGTTCACCGAGTCGCCGATCGTGCTGTCGAAGTCGCGCGACTTCGGCCGGACGTGGTCGCCGATGCGCCGGATTTCGCCGTCGCTGACCGGGTTCCCCGGCGGGATCACGCCGTTCGGCAGCGGCTCGAACCCGGTGGTCACCCGCGACGGGACGCTCCAGGTCGCCTACGAGACGTCGGTGTGCGCGACGGCCGCGTGCGACCAGCCCGCCGACCACGACGCGGTCGTCGTGGCGACCTCCCGCGACGGCGGCCGGACCTTCCGGCACGCCGAGGTGGGGCTCGACTTCGACTTCCCGGTCGACGAAGACGTCGCCAACAACGCGCTGACCGGCGAGAACTTCCGGGTCAACAGCTTCCCGCAGCTGACCTACGACCGCGTGACCGATCACCTGTGGGTGACCTGGGCCGACGACCGCAACGGCACCTACCGCGACGGCGAGTCGGTGAAGACGAACGGCGACGCGTTCCTGAGCGGGTCCGACGGCCGGCACAGCTGGTCGAAGCCGGTGAAGATCGGCACCGGCGCGGACGAGGTGTTCCCGGCGGTCGCGGCCCTGGCCGGGCGCGTCGCGGTCACGTCCTACACGCGCGCGTACGACCCGAACGGCATCGGCCTCGACTACGCGTACGCCACCGGCTGGGGCGACCGGTTGTCCCCGCTCCGCCGGATCACGACGCAGACGGCGAACCCGCAGGTCCAGTTCGTGTCGACGGGCGCGGAGACGGGCAAGGAACTCCAGGGCGTGTTCATCGGCGACTACACGGCGACCGCGGTCGGCGCGGACTTCCGGCTGCACCCGGCCTGGACCGACTTCCGCGGCAACCCGGGGAGGACCCTGCCGAACCAGGACGTCGGGACGCAAACCCTCCCGATGTTCCCGTAA
- a CDS encoding TetR/AcrR family transcriptional regulator has translation MARLTRAESQARTREQLIETAKLLFLRDGYSVTSLEKVADEAGYSKGAVYSNFRNKDELCLTVLDRIHDEQVALIAEALAGAEGMEGLLAAFQTWAERSIGDEAWTALEVEFATNARRDPHVRAELAARDKAIRDTIAGLLTGYAERFGITLPMSADDAATALLSLGIGLGVQRAIDPTIPVTVLPDVIRLFAGVR, from the coding sequence ATGGCCCGACTCACCCGCGCGGAAAGCCAGGCACGCACCCGCGAGCAGCTGATCGAGACCGCCAAGCTGCTCTTCCTGCGCGACGGCTACTCGGTGACGTCGCTGGAGAAGGTCGCCGACGAGGCCGGGTATTCGAAGGGCGCGGTGTACTCGAACTTCCGCAACAAGGACGAGCTCTGCCTCACCGTGCTCGACCGGATCCACGACGAGCAGGTCGCCCTGATCGCCGAGGCGCTGGCCGGCGCCGAAGGCATGGAGGGACTGCTGGCGGCGTTCCAGACCTGGGCCGAGCGCAGCATCGGCGACGAGGCCTGGACCGCGCTCGAGGTCGAGTTCGCCACGAACGCGCGGCGCGACCCGCACGTGCGTGCCGAGCTGGCCGCGCGGGACAAGGCCATCCGCGACACCATCGCCGGCCTGCTCACCGGGTACGCCGAGCGGTTCGGGATCACCCTCCCGATGTCGGCCGACGACGCCGCGACGGCGTTGCTCAGCCTGGGCATCGGGCTCGGCGTCCAGCGCGCGATCGACCCGACGATCCCGGTGACCGTGCTGCCGGACGTCATCCGCCTCTTCGCCGGGGTGCGCTGA
- a CDS encoding lactate 2-monooxygenase, with translation MTERFGSYQNEIYLQGLGGRLPPCSTDATKLEASAREVMAPGPFSYVAGAAGSGATARANREAFDRWRVVPRMLTGATDRDLATTVLGTRLPAPVALAPVGVQSIVHPDAESATARAAASVGLPFTLSTASSTGIEDVAAAGGDGPRWFQLYWPGDNDVCASLLTRAKNAGYTALVVTLDTWTLAWRPSDLDQAYLPFLKGEGCAVPFTDPVFRGLLEKSPEDDPNMAILRWIGMLTGTDRTWDQLPFLREHWDGPIVLKGIQHVADARRAAEAGMDGVVVSNHGGRQVDGALGALEALPGIVAAVGDRIEVLFDSGVRTGSDVLKALALGARAVLVGRPWVYGLAHAGEDGVRHVLRSLLADFDLTMGLSGHRTLADLGPDSLQRT, from the coding sequence GTGACCGAACGCTTCGGCAGCTACCAGAACGAGATCTACCTGCAGGGACTCGGTGGTCGGCTGCCGCCGTGCTCGACCGACGCGACGAAGCTCGAGGCGTCGGCCCGCGAGGTCATGGCACCCGGGCCGTTCTCCTACGTCGCGGGCGCGGCCGGCTCCGGCGCGACCGCCCGGGCCAACCGCGAGGCGTTCGACCGCTGGCGCGTCGTGCCCCGGATGCTGACCGGCGCCACGGACCGCGACCTGGCCACGACGGTGCTCGGCACCCGGCTGCCCGCGCCGGTGGCCCTCGCCCCGGTGGGTGTCCAGTCGATCGTCCACCCGGACGCCGAGTCCGCGACCGCCCGCGCCGCCGCGTCGGTCGGACTGCCGTTCACCCTGTCCACGGCGTCCTCGACCGGCATCGAGGACGTCGCGGCGGCCGGCGGCGACGGCCCGCGGTGGTTCCAGCTGTACTGGCCGGGCGACAACGACGTCTGCGCGAGCCTGCTGACGCGGGCGAAGAACGCGGGCTACACCGCGCTGGTCGTCACCCTCGACACGTGGACGCTGGCCTGGCGACCGTCCGATCTGGACCAGGCGTACCTGCCGTTCCTGAAGGGCGAAGGCTGCGCCGTCCCGTTCACCGACCCGGTGTTCCGCGGCCTGCTGGAGAAGTCGCCGGAAGACGACCCGAACATGGCGATCCTGCGGTGGATCGGCATGCTCACCGGCACCGACCGGACGTGGGACCAGCTGCCGTTCCTGCGCGAGCACTGGGACGGCCCGATCGTGCTCAAGGGCATCCAGCACGTCGCCGACGCGCGCCGCGCGGCCGAGGCCGGCATGGACGGCGTCGTGGTGTCGAACCACGGCGGCCGCCAGGTCGATGGCGCGCTCGGTGCCCTGGAGGCCCTCCCGGGCATCGTCGCCGCGGTCGGCGACCGCATCGAGGTGCTGTTCGACTCGGGCGTCCGCACCGGCTCCGACGTCCTCAAGGCACTGGCCCTGGGCGCCCGGGCGGTGCTGGTCGGCCGCCCGTGGGTGTACGGCCTGGCCCACGCGGGCGAGGACGGCGTGCGCCACGTCCTGCGCAGCCTGCTGGCGGACTTCGACCTGACCATGGGGTTGTCCGGCCACCGCACGCTCGCCGACCTGGGCCCGGACTCGCTGCAGCGGACGTGA
- a CDS encoding saccharopine dehydrogenase family protein, translated as MRAYDVVLFGATGFTGGLTAEYLARHAPADLRWALAGRNRGKLEAVRTRLAEIDDRFGALDLLVADSGDRASLVAVAEATKVVITTVGPYLTHGEPLVAACAEAGTDYVDLTGEPEFVDRMYLAHDRRARETGARLVHACGFDSIPHDLGAWFTVQQLPEGVPLRVDGYVRAGGMPSGGTFLSALTIMSRLPAGARVAKERAATEPRPAGRFARAPLGRPHRVAEPGWWAVPLPTIDPDVVRRSAAASERYGPDFTYRHFAAVKHLPVLAGGVAGAGALLAAAQVPPARRALSRLLAPGNGPSPERRARSWFSVRFLGEGGGSRVVTEVSGGDPGYDETAKMLAESALCLATDDLPETAGQVTTATAMGGALVDRLTKAGIRFTTL; from the coding sequence ATGCGCGCGTACGACGTGGTCCTGTTCGGCGCCACCGGGTTCACCGGCGGCCTGACCGCCGAGTACCTGGCCCGCCACGCCCCGGCCGACCTGCGCTGGGCGCTGGCCGGGCGCAACCGCGGCAAGCTCGAGGCCGTCCGGACGCGGCTGGCGGAGATCGACGACCGGTTCGGCGCGCTCGACCTGCTCGTCGCCGACTCCGGCGACCGCGCTTCCCTGGTGGCCGTCGCGGAGGCCACGAAGGTGGTGATCACCACCGTCGGCCCGTACCTGACGCACGGCGAACCGCTGGTGGCCGCGTGCGCCGAAGCGGGCACCGACTACGTCGACCTGACCGGCGAACCCGAGTTCGTCGACCGGATGTACCTGGCGCACGACCGGCGCGCCCGCGAGACCGGCGCGCGGCTGGTGCACGCGTGCGGGTTCGACTCGATCCCGCACGACCTCGGCGCCTGGTTCACCGTGCAGCAGCTGCCCGAAGGCGTGCCGCTGCGGGTCGACGGCTACGTCCGCGCCGGCGGGATGCCCTCGGGCGGCACGTTCCTCAGCGCGCTGACCATCATGTCCCGGCTGCCGGCCGGGGCCCGCGTCGCGAAGGAACGCGCGGCGACCGAGCCGCGGCCGGCGGGCCGGTTCGCCCGCGCCCCGCTCGGACGCCCGCACCGGGTCGCCGAGCCGGGCTGGTGGGCGGTGCCGCTGCCGACGATCGACCCCGACGTCGTCCGCCGGTCGGCGGCTGCGTCCGAGCGCTACGGGCCGGACTTCACGTACCGGCACTTCGCCGCGGTGAAGCACCTGCCCGTGCTGGCCGGCGGTGTGGCCGGGGCGGGTGCCCTGCTCGCCGCGGCGCAGGTCCCGCCGGCCCGGCGGGCGCTGTCGCGGTTGCTGGCGCCCGGCAACGGGCCGAGTCCCGAGCGGCGCGCGCGGTCGTGGTTTTCGGTGCGGTTCCTCGGCGAAGGCGGCGGCTCGCGGGTGGTGACGGAGGTCTCGGGCGGCGATCCGGGCTACGACGAGACGGCGAAGATGCTGGCGGAGTCGGCCCTCTGCCTGGCGACCGACGACCTCCCGGAGACGGCGGGCCAGGTGACCACGGCGACCGCGATGGGCGGTGCGCTCGTGGACCGGCTCACCAAGGCGGGCATCCGCTTCACGACGTTGTGA
- the hrpA gene encoding ATP-dependent RNA helicase HrpA: MSEPSPFHALRARLPELMPRDEQRLRRRLEGARKARDRDSALARIAADVDAAELRLRSRRESVPKIEYPAELPVSKLKDEIAAAIDKHQVVIVAGETGSGKTTQLPKICLELGRGIRGQIGHTQPRRLAARTVADRIASELKTELGETVGYKVRFTDQSGQDTLVKLMTDGILLAEIQTDRSLRQYDTLIIDEAHERSLNIDFILGYLKQLLPRRPDLKVIITSATIDPERFSKHFDDAPIVEVSGRTYPVEVRYRPLVDPENPAAPEGSGDADERDQTQGILDAVEELCAEGPGDILVFLSGEREIRDTADVLNRANLRNTEVLPLYARLSSAEQQRIFQSHTGRRVVLATNVAETSLTVPGIKYVVDPGTARISRYSHRTKVQRLPIEPVSQASANQRKGRCGRTSDGICIRLYSEADFEARPEFTDPEILRTNLASVILQMTSLGLGDIAAFPFVEPPDRRQVADGVGLLQELGAFAPGGSGSDRSLTDIGRKLAQLPVDPRMGRMVLEAARNGCVREVMIIAAALSIQDPRERPAEKQQAADAQHARFADPTSDFLAYLNLWEYVAEQQKALSGNQFRRMCRTEYLNYLRLREWQDIFSQLRQLAKPLGISLNTNTAPADPQRVHTSLIAGLLSHIGLKDPAKGDYLGARGARFGVFPGSALFKKQPRWVMSAELVETSRLWARVNARIEPEWVEPLAGHVVKRSYSEPHWERKQGAVMAIEKVTLYGVPLIADRRVNYGRIDPELSRALFIRHALVEGDWQTRHHFFAENRALLEEVEDLENRARRRDILVDDQTLYEFYDARVPADVVSVRHFDSWWKKARHTEPDLLSFEKSMLINESAGGVREGDYPDSWTQGTQVFKLTYQFEPGADADGVTVHIPLPVLNQVTPDGFDWQVPGLRAELVTQLIKSLPKAVRRNFVPAPDTAREVLSRVSPSDGPLLEVLGRELRALRGITVPYADWDLSSVPEHLKMTFRVVDERGRRVAEGKDVAELQRRLAPKVRETISKAANTLEKAGLTKPSFGSLPEVFSSHQRGHDVKAYPALVDEGATVAVRLLDTPAQQEHAMWAGTRRMLRLNLNSPMKFITRSLSNSSKLVLNRNPHGSVAALLEDCVDCAVDALMAAGGGPAFDETGFKVLLEKVRAGLHPAVLDVLTEVEKILRAANDVEVQLSSSRGPAESLADIRAQLTALVYPGFVTETGASRLRNVVRYLQGISRRLEKLVSEPTRDLQRTADIAWIQGEYADALASLPPGTSSPELREVRWMIEELRVSFFAQTLGTAHPVSLKRITKALDDALA; encoded by the coding sequence ATGTCCGAGCCATCCCCCTTCCACGCGCTGCGAGCGCGCCTGCCCGAGCTCATGCCGCGTGACGAGCAGCGGCTGCGCCGCCGGCTCGAGGGCGCCCGCAAAGCCCGTGACCGTGACAGCGCCCTCGCGCGGATCGCCGCCGACGTCGACGCCGCCGAGCTGCGCCTGCGGTCGCGGCGCGAAAGCGTGCCCAAGATCGAGTACCCCGCCGAGCTGCCGGTCAGCAAGCTCAAGGACGAGATCGCCGCCGCCATCGACAAGCACCAGGTCGTGATCGTCGCGGGGGAGACCGGCTCGGGCAAGACCACCCAGCTGCCGAAGATCTGCCTGGAGCTCGGGCGCGGCATCCGCGGCCAGATCGGGCACACGCAGCCGCGGCGGCTGGCCGCGCGCACGGTCGCCGACCGCATCGCGAGCGAACTGAAGACCGAGCTCGGCGAGACCGTCGGCTACAAGGTGCGGTTCACCGACCAGTCCGGGCAGGACACGCTGGTCAAGCTGATGACCGACGGCATCCTGCTGGCCGAGATCCAGACCGACCGGTCGCTGCGCCAGTACGACACGCTGATCATCGACGAGGCCCACGAGCGCAGCCTCAACATCGACTTCATCCTCGGCTACCTCAAGCAGCTGCTGCCGCGCCGCCCCGACCTCAAGGTGATCATCACCTCGGCGACGATCGACCCGGAACGGTTCTCGAAGCACTTCGACGACGCGCCGATCGTCGAGGTCTCCGGCCGGACGTACCCGGTCGAGGTGCGCTACCGGCCGCTCGTCGACCCCGAAAATCCGGCAGCTCCCGAAGGCTCCGGAGACGCCGACGAGCGCGACCAGACCCAGGGCATCCTCGACGCCGTCGAGGAGTTGTGCGCCGAGGGCCCCGGCGACATCCTGGTGTTCCTGTCCGGCGAGCGCGAGATCCGCGACACCGCCGACGTGCTCAACCGGGCGAACCTCCGCAACACCGAGGTGCTGCCGCTGTACGCGCGGCTTTCGTCGGCCGAGCAGCAGCGCATCTTCCAGTCCCACACCGGGCGCCGGGTGGTGCTCGCGACCAACGTCGCCGAGACGTCGCTGACCGTGCCGGGCATCAAGTACGTCGTCGACCCGGGCACCGCGCGGATCTCCCGCTACAGCCACCGCACCAAGGTGCAGCGGTTGCCGATCGAACCGGTGTCGCAGGCGTCGGCGAACCAGCGCAAGGGCCGCTGCGGCCGGACGTCGGACGGCATCTGCATCCGGCTCTACTCCGAAGCGGACTTCGAGGCGCGGCCCGAGTTCACCGATCCGGAGATCCTGCGGACCAACCTCGCCTCGGTCATCCTGCAGATGACGTCGCTGGGCCTCGGCGACATCGCGGCGTTCCCGTTCGTCGAACCGCCGGACCGCCGCCAGGTCGCCGACGGCGTCGGCCTGCTGCAGGAGCTGGGCGCGTTCGCGCCGGGCGGTTCCGGGTCCGATCGCAGCCTGACCGACATCGGACGCAAGCTCGCGCAGCTGCCGGTCGACCCGCGGATGGGCCGGATGGTGCTGGAGGCGGCCCGCAACGGCTGCGTCCGCGAGGTGATGATCATCGCGGCCGCACTGTCCATCCAGGACCCGCGGGAACGGCCGGCCGAGAAGCAGCAGGCCGCGGACGCCCAGCACGCGCGGTTCGCCGATCCGACGTCGGACTTCCTGGCCTACCTGAACCTCTGGGAGTACGTCGCCGAGCAGCAGAAGGCGTTGTCCGGCAACCAGTTCCGGCGCATGTGCCGCACCGAGTACCTGAACTACCTGCGGCTGCGCGAGTGGCAGGACATCTTCAGCCAGCTGCGTCAGCTGGCCAAGCCGCTCGGCATCTCGCTGAACACGAACACGGCCCCGGCCGACCCGCAGCGCGTGCACACGTCGCTGATCGCCGGGCTGCTCTCGCACATCGGGCTCAAGGACCCGGCGAAGGGCGACTACCTCGGCGCGCGCGGCGCCCGGTTCGGCGTGTTCCCGGGCTCGGCGCTGTTCAAGAAGCAGCCGCGCTGGGTGATGTCGGCGGAGCTGGTCGAGACGTCGCGGCTGTGGGCGCGGGTCAACGCGCGCATCGAACCCGAGTGGGTGGAGCCGCTGGCCGGGCACGTCGTCAAGCGGTCCTATTCCGAGCCGCACTGGGAACGCAAGCAGGGCGCGGTGATGGCGATCGAGAAGGTGACGCTGTACGGCGTCCCGCTGATCGCCGACCGCCGCGTCAACTACGGCCGGATCGACCCGGAGCTGTCGCGGGCGCTGTTCATCCGGCACGCGCTGGTCGAGGGCGATTGGCAGACGCGGCACCACTTCTTCGCCGAGAACCGGGCGCTGCTGGAGGAGGTCGAAGACCTCGAGAACCGCGCGCGGCGGCGTGACATCCTGGTCGACGACCAGACGCTGTACGAGTTCTACGACGCGCGGGTCCCGGCGGACGTCGTGTCGGTGCGCCACTTCGACAGCTGGTGGAAGAAGGCCCGGCACACCGAACCCGACCTGTTGTCGTTCGAGAAGTCCATGCTCATCAACGAGTCCGCCGGCGGCGTCCGCGAGGGCGACTACCCGGACTCGTGGACGCAGGGCACGCAGGTCTTCAAGCTGACCTACCAGTTCGAGCCGGGCGCGGACGCCGACGGCGTCACCGTGCACATCCCGCTGCCGGTGCTCAACCAGGTGACGCCGGACGGGTTCGACTGGCAGGTGCCGGGGCTGCGGGCGGAACTGGTCACGCAGCTGATCAAGTCGCTGCCGAAGGCGGTGCGCCGCAACTTCGTCCCGGCGCCGGACACGGCCCGGGAAGTCCTTTCGCGAGTGTCCCCTTCGGACGGTCCGCTGCTGGAGGTGCTCGGCCGCGAGCTGCGTGCCCTGCGCGGGATCACGGTGCCGTACGCGGACTGGGACCTGTCTTCGGTGCCGGAGCACCTGAAGATGACGTTCCGGGTGGTCGACGAGCGGGGTCGCCGCGTGGCCGAGGGCAAGGACGTGGCGGAGCTGCAGCGCCGCCTGGCCCCGAAGGTCCGCGAGACGATCTCCAAGGCGGCCAACACCCTGGAGAAGGCGGGCCTGACGAAGCCGTCGTTCGGTTCGTTGCCGGAGGTGTTCTCCTCGCACCAGCGTGGGCACGACGTCAAGGCGTACCCGGCGCTGGTGGACGAGGGCGCGACGGTGGCGGTGCGGCTGCTGGACACGCCGGCCCAGCAGGAACACGCGATGTGGGCGGGCACCCGGCGGATGCTGCGGCTGAACCTGAACTCGCCGATGAAGTTCATCACGCGGTCGCTGTCCAATTCGTCGAAGCTGGTGCTCAACCGGAACCCGCACGGCAGCGTGGCGGCGCTGCTCGAGGACTGCGTCGACTGCGCGGTGGACGCCCTGATGGCCGCGGGCGGCGGCCCGGCGTTCGACGAGACCGGCTTCAAGGTGCTGCTGGAGAAGGTCCGGGCGGGCTTGCACCCGGCGGTGCTGGACGTGCTGACCGAGGTGGAGAAGATCCTGCGCGCGGCGAACGACGTCGAGGTGCAGCTGTCCTCGTCGCGCGGCCCGGCGGAGTCCTTGGCGGACATCCGGGCCCAGCTGACGGCGCTGGTGTATCCGGGTTTCGTGACGGAGACGGGCGCTTCGCGACTGCGCAACGTGGTCCGGTACCTGCAGGGAATTTCCCGACGGCTGGAGAAGCTGGTTTCGGAGCCGACGCGCGACCTGCAGCGCACGGCGGACATCGCGTGGATCCAGGGCGAGTACGCCGACGCGCTGGCTTCGCTGCCACCGGGAACGTCGTCCCCGGAGCTGCGCGAGGTGCGGTGGATGATCGAGGAGCTGCGGGTTTCGTTCTTCGCCCAGACACTGGGGACGGCGCACCCGGTGTCGTTGAAGCGGATCACGAAGGCCCTGGACGACGCCCTGGCCTGA